Genomic DNA from Gimesia aquarii:
GAAACAACAGGCTATGCCGATTGAAAAAGCATGACAAAGAAAATACGATATTATTATGTTTGATTCCCGCTATTGGGACCAATCAACATTTGAACCTTCCTGCTTGTGAGAAAAGGCACTCTTAAGGGAAACGCTGGTTGTCATAACGCCTGAGCATTGCCAAAATTACCTGGGTATTTTAGGCTGGAGAGCCTCCCGCCCCGCACAAGCAAACCTGTCAGAAAACTATTGCGGATTTGAGCAGATCAGCCACGGTATTTTTCTTTTAGTAATGAAATTGTTGGCGTTGCCGTAGCGCATGTGGACAGATGGGATTAGAATTGAGCCCGTGATGCCCCAGGATACCCAGATGGAGCCGTTTCCATCTCATCCAGATTTGTTCATCTACCATATTCATAAAATTGAGGATTCACTTCTGTGAGATTTGGGTTTCGTCGTCTTATTTTGTTGTCGCTCATCCCGCTGATCAGTTTCACGGGTTGCGAACAGCCGCAAGTCAAGTTTGTGTTCTCCCAAAAGACCAATGAACTCATTCCTGAAGCTGCCAAACCCGTCAAAGAGGCACTGGTCAGACAGTTTGGCAACCCTTTTGAACTCACCCAATTTGAGGGTCTTCCAACTGACTTCGGCGATGTCCAGGGAACGGTAAAATCGGTCGAGTCTTCCGGAAAAGACCAGCCCTTGATCCGGTTTCAGGCAACAGGGCTCGAAAATGCTTACGATAAATTATTAGGTCTCCCTCTGGAATGGACGTCCGGCAAAGGACAAGGGCACATTTCACGGATCAAAGAATATGATTTTGAGACAGGTACCATCGCTGTTGAAAAATCTCCAGAAATAGATCCTCAGTCGGGTGATACATTTCTGATAGAATGTGTTCGCCTGCAGTTTGGTCGTGATCTTTACAACCGTCACTGTATGCACTGCCACGGCATGAGCGGTGAAGGAACCGGCCCGACTTCACGCTATCTGAATCCGCCTCCCCGCGACTTCCGCCTGGGCATTTATAAATACACGTCGACCAAGCCAACCAGTAAAGCACAAGAGGCTGACCTCGCACGTACGGTCAAAGAGGGTATCGCAGGTACCTACATGCCGTCCTTCAAGTTGTTGACAGATGACGAAGTCTCTGCCATCGTGAACTATGTGATCTGGCTTTCGATTCGCGGAGAAACAGAAAAGAAACTCGTCGATGAGCTTTACCTCGATTATTCCGAAACCGCGATGGCGGAAAGAACGAGTGAAGAGGGCGGCGAAACACGTGAAGAAGTGCTTGAAGAACTTAAAGAGTACATGGAGTTGGACTTTCCCGATACACTCGAATTTGCCACATCGAGCGTGGCAGAAGCTTGGGAAGAAGCCAATCTGGAAGACGCGATTGTCATTCCCCAAAAACCTCGCGTCGCCGACACACCCGAATCGCGCGAGCGAGGACGCAAACTCTATCTGAGCCAAAAAACCAAATGCGCTTCCTGCCATGGCCCGCAAGCCCGAGGCAATGGAACAGCGACTCAGGATTTCTGGACGAATCCTG
This window encodes:
- a CDS encoding c-type cytochrome; this encodes MRFGFRRLILLSLIPLISFTGCEQPQVKFVFSQKTNELIPEAAKPVKEALVRQFGNPFELTQFEGLPTDFGDVQGTVKSVESSGKDQPLIRFQATGLENAYDKLLGLPLEWTSGKGQGHISRIKEYDFETGTIAVEKSPEIDPQSGDTFLIECVRLQFGRDLYNRHCMHCHGMSGEGTGPTSRYLNPPPRDFRLGIYKYTSTKPTSKAQEADLARTVKEGIAGTYMPSFKLLTDDEVSAIVNYVIWLSIRGETEKKLVDELYLDYSETAMAERTSEEGGETREEVLEELKEYMELDFPDTLEFATSSVAEAWEEANLEDAIVIPQKPRVADTPESRERGRKLYLSQKTKCASCHGPQARGNGTATQDFWTNPATNEKYSERGLHDIWGNLLPPRDLHRGIYRGGRRPIDTYRRLYSGIKGTPMPAFGGSLTDEELWDMVNYVMSLPYDGNR